The Planctellipticum variicoloris DNA window AAGGAGATCAGGACGCGGCGTATCAAGGCCGCGAGACCCGCACTGGAATCTCTGGTCGAAAGGATCACGGGAAACAAAGTCGTGAGCCTGCAGTATGACATCAACACCGTATCCGGAGACGAAATCGTGCTGTTCGTGCTCGCCGAGCGTCTCAACAACGCGGGGCCGGCGGAGACCGCTCGCGCCACGACTGCATGCGGTCGAGCGAAACCATTCCCATGCAGTTCCGATGATCCAGGCGAGCGTTGATGGGCTGCCGTGACGTCTTGTGACTTCCGCGCAACTGGCCCTTTCCAGTTCTGGTGGCAACCGCATCGCAGAGGCCGCGGCCTCTGCTGCAACCTGCGAGGGCGGGGCGAATACGGCGAGCGCCTGGTCCGCGGCCGGAGCCCGAACTATCAGCACGCTGCGGATGCGCTTCCATCCAATGGCGTGCTCGTCATCCCAGAGCGATTCACCGCGCTCAGGTGATCCAGTCTATTCGTCGAGTACGAACGTCACCATCATGTTGACCTGGTACTCGGACGGAAGCCCGTTCTCAATGCGGATATGCTGCTCCTTGATCCAAGCGCTTTTGACATTCCGCAGCGTCCTGGTCGCACGCGCAATCCCTTGTTGGATCGCGTCCTCGAAACTTTTCGTCGACGTCGCACTGATTTCTGAAATCTTGGCGATAGACATGTTGCGTCTCCGATAAAGAAGGCTTTGCTTGGTAGCGAGCGACCTGTCCGCCGAAGAGTGCCCACGGACTCGCCGGAAATCGGTTCCCAGACTTCGCATTGTACCCGCCAGTGGCGCGAGTGTTCGCATGATTTTCAGCGCGACCTGACATTTCTCCCAATCTCGCTCATTGAACTGGCGATCCAAGCCGCCTGCGGAACTGCGGATGCGCACGAAACGGCGATTGCCACGAACATTGAGGACTGATGAGCGCATTGGGCTGACTGTCAAAAGCCAAAGGCCGCCCATAGGCGGCCTTTGCGGACCGATCGGAGTTGACGCATCCCTGACTACGGCTTTGAGGCCGGAGGGGGATTGTCACCGGTCGATTCGACCTTTTCCGTAGTCGTCTTCGTCGCGCTGTCCGGGGTCGTCTCGACTTTTTGTTCGACGGTCGTCTTAGTCTCGCCGCCCGGCGTGGTAACGGTCGACTCAGACTTCTTCTCGATCGCCGCTTGCGGCTGGCAGCCGATGGCAGCAATGCCGACGACGCAAACAGCAGCCCAATGGAATGAATGCTTCACAGTTGGTTCTCCAAACAAGGAACAGATCTCTCTTGATGGCGGCAAGTGCCGCCATCAAGAGAGATCCGACGACGACGAGAATATTCCTGACGAAGTCAGCTTTTTCAACGATCCTTGCTCGATGGCGCAGTTCCGCTGCCGTGAGGCCGGAAGGGAATACGCTTCTGGGGCACGTTGGAGCCTGGGCGATCCGGGGCGACCGACGAGGGTTCTCATTGTAACTGCAGTGTTTCGCCTGCTGATCAGTCTGAGTTCCAAGGGCCGGAGAAAGCTGGCAACTGCCGAGCAAGTCGATCCCGAGAGCCGCAGTCGGCGGAGAGCGAGTGCCACAGATGAAGCCTTGGAACATTGTAACCCAAGCCGGAGCTCCTGGTGTCGAGCGGACCTCCCCCCCCTGGCCTGGGCTCCTGCGACCCGATCCCCAATCATCCCCCGCAGTTCCAGGCCGGGGTTCGTTCGTTGCCGGCGAAGACAAACGCCACAGCCTGCAAGGATTCGCCGGCCGTACCCCTTCCTCGCTCGGATGCATGCGGCTAACCAGGAACATCAGGTCTACTGCTTGCATCCCGACGTGAGCCTCGACATCGGCGAATGCTGCGGCTGTGTGCCTGGAACGACGACTTCCTGTTGGAAGTCCTGACGGGGAAAGGTCCTTAGTTCCCGTCGGCCGTGAACCGCAGCTCGCCTCAAAATCGTGGCCGGTGATAAAGCGCCGGTCGTAAGTCACGCGGTCGCTTGAGTCGCCATTTGCCGGCTGATAAAGAATCGCCGAAACCGCCCGGACTCCGACGTTCACGAGCAGCACAGTACCGACTGCCGCTGCTGGCCCCACAGGCAGTCAACGGCAATCGCGTCCGGTGCGACGGACGGCGAAAGTTTCGGAACGGTGCGGCCGCTACTGGCGTCGCGCAACTACCAGCCGAAAGAAATGATCGGCCCAGATCCGAATGGACCGTAAGACGGAGCGTAGTAGCCCGAAGGAGCGGCGTATTGATAGCCGTTGTAGACGGGCGCATTTCCGTAGTAGTTTCTGCGGTAGCTCGTCGGCACCCTCCGCGCGTATCGTGGACCGTACGCATACGGGCCGTTCCCGTAGCCGGAGTAGCCGTTATTCCCTGCGTAGTAGCCGTTGTTGCCGCCGTAGTAGCCCTGGCCGTATCCGTTGTAACGGACACCGCCCCGCCCGATGACCAGCGTCTGGGCCTGAGTAGAACTATCCGGGATCGATAAGCTCGATATTCCCAGGGCCATAATGAAAAACAGCATGCGTCGCTTCATGACATGAGCCTTTTGAATGGATTCTAACTCGGATCAACAAAACCCGCCCGTGTCGGCACGGGGCGCCTGGTGGGCAGCCCCGTGCCGCACAAACGAAACGCATTACTCCGACTTCGTCGCCTCAGCCTTCTCGGCGACGATCTTCGGTGCGTCCGGCGCGTTCTGGCGACTGGCTCGCAGTTGCTTGAGCTGGTCCTTGGTAAGAACCTTCTCAATCTCCACCAGTTTGTCGGCTTCCAGCGACACCAGTCGGGTGTGCAATCCCTGAATGTCACGATTCAAGGACCGCAGTTGCGTCCGATATTTCTCCTGAATCCTGTCCGCAGCAGCCTCCTGCTCGTCAGTCAGCGACACGCTGACGACTTCCAGGCTCTCCTCGGCTGCGTTGGCGGGCTTGGTGGTCGCCTCGTCCGGATCCGCTTTCGCCTGATTGGGTTTGGCGTTTGTCGCCGCCATCGCCCGTTCATGCTGAGCAGTCTTGTGCCGCTGATCGCGCACCTGTTTGCGCTGGTCATCGCTCAAGTTGTCCTCGATGGCTGCCAGCAGCGAGGTCTCCATCACGATCGCCTGCATGTACCGTTGACCGAACTGGTTCCACACGGTGCCCAGCGATTGATCGTAGTCCTGGATGATTGCCGTGATCTGCTGACTCTGCTGGGCAGAGAGTTCAAGCTTTGTCAGGCATTCCGGAAGAGCCGGAGCTTCGTTCTGGACCCGAGACTGCGATTCAGCGCGAACCGGCTGAGCTTTCCCGGCAGGCTTGCCTTCCGGCTCGACCGGATCCTTCGCATAAGCCGGAGCCAGAGCCACGACGCCGCCGACTGCCATCACGCTCAACACTCCGCGGATTGTGCGGTGATGCCGAGAGTTCCAGATGCCGGACTTCAAACTCGACCAACTTGTCATGATACGCCTCATCGTAATCGACTCCTTCCGCCAAGGTCTCGACGAATCCCCGCGGACAATCCACGGGAATTCCAGCGCCTCTGCCATGCGGCAGCCAGCGCCCAGCCAAAAAAAAACCGACGCGATGAAACACCCGCAGGCGTTTCGTCACGTCGGTTTACCTCGCCTCGCTCCCGCGGCACGGGCCGGGTTGCGCTGCATTCAGTCTTCCGAAGTTGTCGAGCCGTGCAAACACGTCCCTCGACATGGAAGAGTGTAGAGCGCGGGGCCGGGAACACAATGAGCAATTCGAACGCGAGCCGAGATTGAAGCACAATTGGCAGAATTACTTTCAGTGACTTCGTCGGGTACCGCTGCCGTCGTCTGTTGGGGTGTCAGTATCATCCGCCCGAATTGAAGCGCCACGTGCGTCGGAGCCCGACAATTGCGAGCAATGAATTCCGACTTCGTACATGCTCAGCAACTCCGCCGGCCATCAGCATGGCGGGATGCTCGATGATCAGGCTCCGCGCGACGCTGAAATTTCCTGCGGCAATTCATCAACCAGCAAAAGCCCGAGAACGACTCCAGCGAGCCAGGACTGCCTGGTGGCTGCAGCGCTGCCGACTTCTTCGCGATACTGCTCAAGCTCGATTTGCCGAAGGAGGAGCACCAGGCGGTTTGCCTCGACGAGGACCTCACGCAGCTTCTGGGGCACACGTAGGGCGCGCGGACTGCCCCGGCCGGCTGATCTGGCAATGAGACCGGGCGTCGCATTGTCACATCACGACATCGTCCGTCCCGGCCTACCGCCAGTTGACATGTCGTTGCGTTCCGAGGGGGCGCGGGGCCTTCCTGGCGATCCGAGCGTCGACGCCTACGGGAACAGTCATGCCATGCGAGACACTTTCTTTCGCGCGAGTTCCCCGGCCTCTTGATGGCGCAGGCGACACGTCTGGAATCGCGCCTGGGGCAGATCTCTCCCCCGTAGAATCGGCATTTCCCCCGCTGCCGATCTCAATTCTCTCCCGGTGCTGCCGGTAACTGCGGAAACCCTCGCCTGTCGAGTTGCTGGTCCCGGGCCAGTCGGTAGGATCGGTCACTGAACACTCGTCTGGCCGATCCGGCTCGTGCAGCCGGGGGCGTGGTGGCGTAGTTTTCCAGGAGCCTGGCTGATGAGAGACTTGAGGATTCCAGCGGTCCGCTATATCTGGATGTCGACCGAAAAGCAGGAGGATTCGCCCGCGCGGCAGTGGGGCGAGATCGAACGGATGGCCGCCAAGGGCGGCTATCTCATTCTCTGCTGGTACGAGGATCACGGCCTGACGGGAACCGAGTCGCTGAATCGTCCCGAGTTCCAGCGGCTGCTCAAGGACGCGGCCGCTGGCAAGTTCCGGGCAGTGCTGATGTACGAGCAGTCTCGCTTCTCGCGGGAGGACGCCCTCGACGCCATGATGCACTGGCGACTGTTCCGGGATGCCAGCGTCAAGCTGGCGAACTTCCAGCGAAGCGAGATCCGCTTCAACGATCTGGCCGGCCTGATCCGCCAGTAGAGCTTGACCAGAGTGGACAGATCAGACGGAATCGCGTGGACCATTGACCTGTTCCGCGCCCCCCCCGAGACCGGCCAGGTGATTGGCAAGGTCGTGCGACAACAGTTCTCGCCCGGTTGCGTCGGCTCTGCCGGCGGGGCTGCGTTCCCAGGTCGCGTAAAAATCGGCCTGGATGGTGGAGGTCAGTTTTGCGGATGCGACGCGCAGCAGCGTCAGATCTTCCTCGGCGGCCTCTTCCCACTCCCGCTCATTGATCACGTAGGTCAGCGTCGCGGTGATGGGAAACCCGAGGACCGCAGCAGCGATCACGCTGAGACGGGCAAACCGACCGAGCCGTTGCAGGCAGGCCTTGCGACGATACGAATCAATGGCACGCGCAGACTCCCTGTCTTTCGGATTGGGCTCCTGGGTCTCAGCTCGCGCCATCTTCGGGCTCCTGTACACGGGAAATCGCTCCGATGACGCGGAACCTGACAAGGCAGCCGCCTCAATCGCTCGCATCCCGGCGCAAGCAGGCGCCCACCGAATGCCCGGATGCGCCGCACTGACGACGCCTCGGCCTCCGGGCCGGTCACTCCGCCGTTGCCGGCGGCCCGCAACATGAACTTACGGCGGAACGGGGCGCCATCCGCGCGATCGTACTGCCAGAGATCCGGTGCGACGGAGGCGGCCTGCGCCCGGAGCAGGCCGGTCACGGACATCGCGGAGCGTTCGCACTACTCCGTCACCCATTTTTCCAGCTTCGAACGCAGAGAAACGGGCGTGAAGGGCTTTACGAGGTAGTCATTCACGCCTTCTTGAATCGCCGAGACGACCTTCTCTCGTGACCCCTCGGTCGTGATCATGATAATCGGAACCTCGCGATTGAGTTTGCGGATCTCCCGCACCAGTTCCAGTCCTGTCATATTCGGCATGTTCCAATCGCTGAACACCAGATCGAACTGCTGCGTCCGGAAGAGTTCCAGGGCCTTGAGGCCATCCTCGGCTTCAACAACATCCTGCACTCCCATCGTGGACAGAGTCTTCTTCACGACAACCCGGATCATGGTGGAATCATCAACGGCCAGGACGCGCTTCATGGGACGGTCTCGCTTTCTGAATTGGGGCGGAGTTGACTTTGCCGCGGATGACGTTCAGCTCTTGCTGAATCCGAATGTGACCATCAGCGGGCCGATTTCAGACGAAAAGTTGACGCACATTGGCGTCGAGTCTTCGGGATACCAGATTTCCAGCTTCGACCCGTGCACGACGTTGGGGAGTCCAAGCTGGAGGCCGAGTTCCGTCAGGCGATCCTTGGCCATACCGCCGATCACGTTGGCGAACTCCGCAACGGTATCGCAGACCAGGCTGGTCACCTCGGTTTCATGGATCTCTGTCATTTTGTAGACGAGCGCGATCGCGGTCCGCTGCGAAACGCTCAGGCAGATCGAACCGCGCGCCCGGCCGGACAATTGAATCAGCGCCGTGACCTGATGATACGGATGGTGCTCCCGGACCTGCTGGAGGTCCTTCCTCACTACCCGGTAACCGGCCATGCTGTTGAAGGTTTCGACAACCGCAGTGATCAGCGGATTGACGACAGCAATCGTGAAGCTGGCCTTCTCGGAGATGTATGTGTCGGTCATGTTGGTACTCGAGAGATCACCTGAAAAAGACTTACAAAGTCGCGATACTTATGTTACGCAGTTGCGTTTCTGCATTAGAAACCTACCACCGATTCAGCGGGTGCATTGGAGAAGGCGCATGGGAATCGACTGAAGAGGCAGTATGAATTCGGCGGAATTCAGCGCAATCGCTTCGCGCGGCATCCCGAAGACGACGCAAGTCAGTTCGTCCTGCGCAATCGTTCGGGCTCCGGCCTGACGCATTTCGAGCAAACCTTTGGCCCCGTCGGCGCCCATGCCGGTCAGTATGGCGCCGCACGCATTCGCCCCCAGGACTCGGGCGCACGATTGAAACAGAACGTCAACGGAAGGGCAGTGCCGGGACACCGGCGGCCCCGGGGCGACTTTGACCGAGTAGCTGGCCCCGCTACGGAAGACCGTCATATGCTGGCCGCCGGGCGCCAGCAGCGCGTGACCGTCCAGAATACGATCGCCGTCACTGGCTTCGCTGACGCGAATCCGGCATGAGCCGTCGAGCCGCTTGGCAAAGCTGCGGGTAAAGCCGGTCGGCATATGCAATACAATGACTGTTCCCGGAGCGTCTGCGGGCAGATCCTTCAAGACTTCATAAATCGCCTCGGTGCCTCCCGTTGAAGCACCGATGGCGATGACTTTCTGCGTGCTCTTGATCAGCGACTCTCTGGGGGCTTGAGAGACCTGCGAGTTCGCGGTCGTCGGTCTGGCCGCCGTCGCACGGGTGCGGACTCGCGCCCGTGCGGCGGTTTTTACCTTCGCGACGATTTCGTCGGCCAGTTCTACCGTTCCGGCGCCGACATCCACCTTGGGCTTCGTAATAAAGTCGATGGCCCCCAGCTCCAGCGCCCGGAGCGTCGTTTCGCAGCCATTCTCGGTCAGCGACGAAATCATCACGACCGGGGTCGGCCGTGCGATCATCAGCTTCTGAAGAAACATCAGGCCGTCCATCCGCGGCATTTCGACGTCGAGCGTCAGGACGTCCGGGGAAAGAACTTTGATCTTTTCCCATGCGCTGTATGGATCGGACGCGGTTCCGACAATTTCGATCTCGGGATCGCGCCGCAGGACTTCCTGCAGGATCTGCCGGACGAGTGCAGAATCATCGACGATCAGGACTTTGATGCGCGACATGGGTGCCTCGTGAACGTAGCCCGACGATCGGCCTTATTGAGCGAATCCAGCAGCGCCCGCTTTGCACAGGAACTGAATTTCCTCTTCGACGATCGCCGCAGAGGGGACATTCTGCAGCGTGCGGACGAACGCCTGGCCTGTATGTGGAAGGAACCGGACGTCCAGCGGCGATTCGCCGCCCACGCGTTCCGAGACGATGGGAATCCCCAGCCCGTGGAGGCATGCACGGGCGAATTCGACATTCATATCCCCGATATCCACGTTCTTCGCCGTCGGAATCACATGCCCGCCGCCAAAGATCTTGGCGTGCAGGCGGTCGCGTCGTCCCCCCGCCTTCAGAACCTCGGTCACCAGTTTCTCGATGGCTTTCTCACCGTAGCGTGCGGAGTTCTCTGACTGGTTCGCGTCGCGTGGCAGCATGTAATGATTCATGCCGCCGACGCCGGCTTCGGGATCGAACAGACAGACGGCGACGCAGGATCCCAGGAGCGTCCCCAGTTCCACCGGTTTTGCAGAGGCAGCAATCTCTCCGATGATAATTCGCTGCAGCCCGAGGCCGGCGGCTCTCAACGGTGCGGACGTTCGCCGCGACTGAAGCGCCTGCCCGGAACGTAAGGCGGAACGTATTGGCGATGGATTCGTTCGCGGCGACTGCAGTCGAGCGGCGGGAGTGTGAGGCGTTGTCACGGGAGCGGACAGTCCCGCTGCCTTCCGGGAGAACATTGTGTGGCCGAGCGAGGTCAGCAGGTTTGCTGCCCAATCGACGTTCTCGGAGTGACCGAGAAACAGTACGCCGTCGGGAGGCAGCAGATCGGCCATCTTGCTGACGATACGGATCTGCGTCTCGCGGTCGAAGTAGATCAGAACATTGCGGCAGAAGATCAGGTCGAACTTTGCGTGAATGGGCCACGCGTCCGCGATAAGGTTGATCTGGCGGAAGGCAATCAACCGCCCAAGTTCAGGCCGGGCCTGGAAACGGTCATGAGAGCCGTCGCTGCTGGACTCGAAGTACTTTCGACGGAGCTCCAGGGGAATGTCGACCAGTTGGCTGGAGGCGTACTCGCCGGCTTTGGCCTTCGCCAGGACCTCGGTATCGATATCGGACGCCAGGATCCTCAGATCCCAGGAACTCGCTTTGGCGCCGAAATGCTGCAGGAGCGACATGGAAATCGTGTAGGGTTCTTCTCCGGTCGAACAACCGGCGCTCCAGATCCTCAGCCGCCGCGGTTGTCCTGCCAGAGACCGCTGCTCCGCCTGCGGCAGGACATGGTTGTTCAGATAATCGAAATGATGCGACTCGCGGAAGAAGTTGGTTTTGTTGGTGGTGATGCAGTTGATCATCGACTGGCACTCTGCGCTGCCGGTCCCTTCGCTCAACAGAAAGGCATAGTATTCCGCGAACGTCGGGATCTTCAGTTCGCGCAGTCGTTTGGCGAGTCGCGAGCAGACCAGCGCTTTCTTGGCGGAGCTCAGATTGATTCCGGTCAGTTCGTAGATCAGATCCCGGAAGGCTTGAAACTCTCGATCGGAAATGTCCGTCGGTACGCTGCTCTGTGTTGTGTACTCATCAGCGATCGACATAGTGACTTCCCAGGCCTGCCATGAAACAAGTTAACGAGATAGCCGACCATCGTCCGCCGCCGGGGCCGGTATTGCCGACCCCGGCAGAAGGACTGCTCACTTCGTTAGAACTCTTCGAAAGCACTGTTCACGGAGGCCCCGACCAGGTCGAGTTCGTGCGTCAGTTGTTCGTCGGTCACCTTCCGGAATTCCGACGGCTCCGGACGGAAGGCTTTCGCAGCCGAGGCGCGCTTCGGTGCAGCCGCAGGCTTGCGAGCGGCTGGACGAGCGGCAAAGGTCACCGGCGCCTTCGCGGCCGGCTCGTTGCCGAGCACGAACCGGGCGACCAACTGCTGAAGCTCCTGGGCCTGGCCGGCCAGCGATTCGGCCGTCCCGGAAAGTTCTTCGGTCTGTGAGGCGTTGCCCTGGGTCACCTGGTCCATCTGGGCGACGGCCCGGCTGACCTGGTCGATGCCCGTGGACTGCTCGCGGGAGGCGGCGGCGATCTCGGCGACGATGTCGGTGACTCGCTTGACCGAGGTCACGATTTCCTGGAGAGTCTGGCCGGACTGATTCACAAGCTCCGTTCCTGTCTCGACCTTGCGGACCGAGTCCTGAATCAGCCCCTTGATTTCCTTGGCCGCAGCCGCACTGCGTTGAGCGAGATTGCGGACTTCCCCGGCGACGACGGCGAAGCCGCGTCCCTGTTCGCCGGCCCGGGCGGCTTCCACCGCGGCGTTGAGGGCCAGGAGGTTGGTCTGGAAGGCGATTTCGTCGATGGCGGTAATGATGTCTGCGATCTTCTTGGAAGCTTTGTTGATTTCGTTCATGCCTTCGACGGCGTTGTGGACGACCTGGCCCCCCTTTTCGGCGACTTCGCGGCTACGACAGGCGAGTTGGTTGGCCTGCTGCGCGTTGTCGGCGTTCTGCTTGACGGTCGAAGTAATCTCTTCGAGGCTCGAAGCGGTTTCCTCGAGGCTGGAGGCCTGCTCCTGAGCCCCCGAGCTGATTTCTTCCGAAGCGGCCGACAACTGCGGAGCCGCGGTGGCCAGGGCATCGGCGACCCGGCGAACATCGGTCAGAGCGTTCCGCATGCCGCCGACGGCGCTGTTGAGCGCCGCGGCCATCTGGCCGATTTCGTCCTTCGTGCCCACATCCAGCGACTTCGTGAAGTCGCCGGCGGCGACAGCGTTGAGGATCTCCACAGTGGCGATGAGCGGGCGGGAGATGATGCGGGCAATCATCACGCCAAGCAACAGGCTCAGTGCGATTGCAGTTACGGTTCCGGCTGAGAGCGTCCAGAAGCCCGCGGTCGCGGTCGCCTGTCCGTCGTTGTTCATATCACCGGCGACGTCGGTAATGGTCGCCACCAGCTCGCGGAGTGCCGCCAGCGCCTTGTCAAGCGCGGGGCCGGACTTCGTCAGCGACAGTTCTCTGGCGCGATTCTGCAAAGTGACGCGTTCTTCGTCAGTATTGGCGCCCCACGCCTGGCGGCTGGTGTTGCCGACTTCGCCCGCCGCCGCGAAATACTCCTTGAGGGCAGCTCGGAACGCATCCAGATCCTTCGATTCGTTGCGGCCGGCGCGGGACACTCGGAGAGTTGTCGCGGCGTAAGCTTCCATGCTTTCGGACAAAGTTTTGGCACATTCCATCTGTTCGCGAAGCGCACGATCATGTTCCGCTTCGTCCTTGGCCCCGCTGGCGATGACGCCGAGATTGCGGTACTGGGCCAGCGCGGCGCCGGCTTTAGCGACGTCTGTTGCGGCGACCGTGTAGTCCGCATAGACGATTCGCAGATTCTCCCTGAGCGAGCTGAGAGAATGAATACCCAGACTGCCCATCGTTCCGGTGATGACACATACGATGGCGAAGCTGACCATCAGCTTGCTCTGCGTTTTCAGAT harbors:
- a CDS encoding dodecin family protein encodes the protein MSIAKISEISATSTKSFEDAIQQGIARATRTLRNVKSAWIKEQHIRIENGLPSEYQVNMMVTFVLDE
- a CDS encoding chemotaxis protein CheX; translation: MTDTYISEKASFTIAVVNPLITAVVETFNSMAGYRVVRKDLQQVREHHPYHQVTALIQLSGRARGSICLSVSQRTAIALVYKMTEIHETEVTSLVCDTVAEFANVIGGMAKDRLTELGLQLGLPNVVHGSKLEIWYPEDSTPMCVNFSSEIGPLMVTFGFSKS
- a CDS encoding DUF2294 domain-containing protein, which codes for MKSQYDIEAAIGIALTQFEQNYMGRGPKRIDIRLIDDCLLCRMHDVLTAVEQYLAKSTPPDTECNLLKEIRTRRIKAARPALESLVERITGNKVVSLQYDINTVSGDEIVLFVLAERLNNAGPAETARATTACGRAKPFPCSSDDPGER
- a CDS encoding methyl-accepting chemotaxis protein; this translates as MNWFRNLKTQSKLMVSFAIVCVITGTMGSLGIHSLSSLRENLRIVYADYTVAATDVAKAGAALAQYRNLGVIASGAKDEAEHDRALREQMECAKTLSESMEAYAATTLRVSRAGRNESKDLDAFRAALKEYFAAAGEVGNTSRQAWGANTDEERVTLQNRARELSLTKSGPALDKALAALRELVATITDVAGDMNNDGQATATAGFWTLSAGTVTAIALSLLLGVMIARIISRPLIATVEILNAVAAGDFTKSLDVGTKDEIGQMAAALNSAVGGMRNALTDVRRVADALATAAPQLSAASEEISSGAQEQASSLEETASSLEEITSTVKQNADNAQQANQLACRSREVAEKGGQVVHNAVEGMNEINKASKKIADIITAIDEIAFQTNLLALNAAVEAARAGEQGRGFAVVAGEVRNLAQRSAAAAKEIKGLIQDSVRKVETGTELVNQSGQTLQEIVTSVKRVTDIVAEIAAASREQSTGIDQVSRAVAQMDQVTQGNASQTEELSGTAESLAGQAQELQQLVARFVLGNEPAAKAPVTFAARPAARKPAAAPKRASAAKAFRPEPSEFRKVTDEQLTHELDLVGASVNSAFEEF
- a CDS encoding recombinase family protein; this translates as MRDLRIPAVRYIWMSTEKQEDSPARQWGEIERMAAKGGYLILCWYEDHGLTGTESLNRPEFQRLLKDAAAGKFRAVLMYEQSRFSREDALDAMMHWRLFRDASVKLANFQRSEIRFNDLAGLIRQ
- a CDS encoding CheR family methyltransferase; translated protein: MSIADEYTTQSSVPTDISDREFQAFRDLIYELTGINLSSAKKALVCSRLAKRLRELKIPTFAEYYAFLLSEGTGSAECQSMINCITTNKTNFFRESHHFDYLNNHVLPQAEQRSLAGQPRRLRIWSAGCSTGEEPYTISMSLLQHFGAKASSWDLRILASDIDTEVLAKAKAGEYASSQLVDIPLELRRKYFESSSDGSHDRFQARPELGRLIAFRQINLIADAWPIHAKFDLIFCRNVLIYFDRETQIRIVSKMADLLPPDGVLFLGHSENVDWAANLLTSLGHTMFSRKAAGLSAPVTTPHTPAARLQSPRTNPSPIRSALRSGQALQSRRTSAPLRAAGLGLQRIIIGEIAASAKPVELGTLLGSCVAVCLFDPEAGVGGMNHYMLPRDANQSENSARYGEKAIEKLVTEVLKAGGRRDRLHAKIFGGGHVIPTAKNVDIGDMNVEFARACLHGLGIPIVSERVGGESPLDVRFLPHTGQAFVRTLQNVPSAAIVEEEIQFLCKAGAAGFAQ
- a CDS encoding protein-glutamate methylesterase/protein-glutamine glutaminase, translating into MSRIKVLIVDDSALVRQILQEVLRRDPEIEIVGTASDPYSAWEKIKVLSPDVLTLDVEMPRMDGLMFLQKLMIARPTPVVMISSLTENGCETTLRALELGAIDFITKPKVDVGAGTVELADEIVAKVKTAARARVRTRATAARPTTANSQVSQAPRESLIKSTQKVIAIGASTGGTEAIYEVLKDLPADAPGTVIVLHMPTGFTRSFAKRLDGSCRIRVSEASDGDRILDGHALLAPGGQHMTVFRSGASYSVKVAPGPPVSRHCPSVDVLFQSCARVLGANACGAILTGMGADGAKGLLEMRQAGARTIAQDELTCVVFGMPREAIALNSAEFILPLQSIPMRLLQCTR
- a CDS encoding response regulator; translation: MKRVLAVDDSTMIRVVVKKTLSTMGVQDVVEAEDGLKALELFRTQQFDLVFSDWNMPNMTGLELVREIRKLNREVPIIMITTEGSREKVVSAIQEGVNDYLVKPFTPVSLRSKLEKWVTE